Proteins encoded together in one Plectropomus leopardus isolate mb chromosome 19, YSFRI_Pleo_2.0, whole genome shotgun sequence window:
- the LOC121958591 gene encoding WD repeat-containing protein 49 — protein sequence MVAGGRDRAVRLWTRFVTTRPVATLLGHRTTVLDVAIYQPVGQIFSYSRDAELRVWDISSHHCLKTIHLQFPCQLPGRTPEHGNFPFLLLSPPLPEQTQSHLVVGCKDYLALLNLSEVRRGGGGWLTDEGRERGPKIHPGPALSCALYNSTLRELVTGHVDSSMSLWDVETGRRRLQILNAHGEDELTCMALDSLHKRLITGACNGTIKVWNLLNGLNLHKLEPVTNSEVTALTCLHDNQLLAVGWSQRIAQYDIAAAKDLYVRAEMSWKSSGVHKSDILALCQCSALGVIATASHDGEVIIWRLETQGPVLHLQRHAQNGAIPPVDSLLFLQHRAGNRKLRNKGVLVSSHAGCLCFWSIAGQTHTYGQFFAPEQPGERVMSLSSDQTTNNILVSGDTAGWLQIWDISHYALDIQHESIYERPPLLQCWKAHERALVSVEVLEVAERLCILAASADGSAGLWTKDGEHVGSFGQEVLWSISDPATYQR from the exons ATGGTCGCAGGAGGTCGTGACCGAGCAGTCAGACTGTGGACTCGATTTGTGACCACACGTCCCGTAGCTACGCTGCTGGGTCACCGCACCACTGTGTTGGATGTTGCAATCTACCAACCTGTTGGGCAGATCTTCAGCTACTCCAGAGATGCT GAGCTGAgggtttgggacatttccagccatcaCTGTCTGAAAACCATCCACCTGCAGTTTCCCTGCCAGCTGCCAGGCCGAACCCCAGAACACGGCAACTTCCCTTTCCTGTTGCTGAGCCCTCCTCTTCCCGAGCAGACACAGTCTCATTTAGTGGTGGGATGCAAAGATTACCTGGCACTGCTCAACCTGTCTGAAGTgagaagaggagggggtggaTGGTTGACAGATGAGGGAAGAGAACGTGGACCAAAAATTCACCCTGGTCCTGCCCTCTCCTGCGCTCTGTACAACTCTACCCTGAGAGAGTTGGTGACTGGACATGTCGATTCATCTATGTCTCTGTGGGACGTGGAGACGGGAAGGAGGCGGCTTCAGATCCTAAATGCTCATGGAGAAGATGAGCTCACCTGCATGGCACTAGACTCCCTCCACAAAAGACTGATCACTGGGGCTTGCAATGGCACTATTAAG GTGTGGAACTTACTAAATGGCCTTAACTTGCACAAACTGGAGCCTGTCACCAATTCTGAGGTCACCGCGTTGACCTGTCTCCATGACAACCAGCTTCTGGCTGTGGGGTGGAGCCAGAGGATCGCTCAGTACGACATTGCAGCTGCCAAG GATTTGTATGTCAGAGCTGAAATGTCGTGGAAGTCCAGCGGTGTCCACAAATCAGACATCCTGGCTCTGTGTCAGTGTTCTGCTCTGGGGGTCATTGCCACAGCAAGCCATGATGGAGAGGTTATTATCTGGAGGCTGGAGACGCAAGGACCTGTGCTTCACTTACAAAGACATGCACAGAACGG AGCGATACCCCCCGTGGACAGTCTCTTGTTCCTGCAGCATCGAGCTGGCAACAGGAAGCTAAGAAACAAAGGTGTTCTGGTGTCATCACACGCTGgctgtctctgtttttggagcatcgctggacagacacacacttatG GCCAGTTCTTTGCTCCAGAGCAGCCAGGTGAGCGTGTGATGAGCCTGAGCTCAGATCAGACTACAAATAACATCCTGGTCTCTGGAGACACAGCAGGCTGGCTTCAAATCTGGGACATCAGTCACTATGCACTGGACATCCAACACGAG TCGATTTATGAACGGCCTCCTCTGCTGCAGTGCTGGAAGGCTCATGAGAGAGCATTGGTAAGTGTGGAAGTCCTTGAGGTGGCTGAGAGACTGTGCATCCTCGCAGCCTCAGCTGACGGCTCTGCTGGGCTGTGGACAAAGGACGGAGAACATGTGGGTTCTTTTGGGCAGGAAGTTTTATGGAGTATCAGTGACCCAGCTACGTACCAGAGGTGA